From one Paenibacillus sp. FSL K6-1330 genomic stretch:
- a CDS encoding pentapeptide repeat-containing protein, with product MSSKSENHTNSNTASPSPSVKIVKPKLPKQLEPMILSDAGVDDESSFIQSTCQDETLSYISADKVQFDQMIFHNVTFQHVTLHHAELTDLVFNHCDLSNVDLSEAIMYRVQFNHCKILGLDLTAATIRNVVFDHCTGDYATFRFANMKQVSFQSTSLVKSDFYHSELSKVEFVDCQIDQSQFSGTKLAGIDLSRTDFHNIGVTLEDLQGCIISPHQAIPLTKIFGLVVKE from the coding sequence ATGTCATCCAAAAGCGAAAACCATACCAACAGCAATACAGCCAGTCCATCCCCCTCAGTCAAAATTGTGAAACCCAAGCTCCCCAAACAGCTTGAGCCTATGATTCTATCCGATGCCGGCGTTGACGATGAATCCTCGTTCATTCAATCCACTTGTCAGGACGAGACCCTGTCTTATATTTCAGCCGACAAGGTTCAATTCGATCAAATGATATTCCATAACGTTACGTTCCAGCACGTCACGCTCCACCATGCCGAACTAACGGATCTGGTATTTAACCATTGCGACTTGTCCAATGTAGATCTCAGTGAGGCCATTATGTACCGCGTACAATTCAATCATTGCAAAATTCTGGGGCTCGACTTGACGGCAGCCACCATCCGTAATGTCGTGTTCGATCATTGCACGGGCGACTACGCTACGTTCCGTTTTGCTAACATGAAGCAGGTGTCATTCCAATCCACCTCCCTCGTAAAGTCGGATTTTTATCATTCCGAATTAAGCAAGGTGGAATTTGTGGATTGTCAGATCGACCAATCGCAGTTCTCCGGTACGAAGCTTGCGGGGATCGACTTAAGCCGAACCGATTTCCATAATATTGGCGTGACCCTGGAGGATCTTCAAGGATGCATCATTTCACCGCATCAAGCTATCCCGTTAACCAAAATATTCGGTCTTGTCGTCAAAGAATGA